In Penaeus monodon isolate SGIC_2016 chromosome 15, NSTDA_Pmon_1, whole genome shotgun sequence, a genomic segment contains:
- the LOC119581793 gene encoding uncharacterized protein LOC119581793 (The sequence of the model RefSeq protein was modified relative to this genomic sequence to represent the inferred CDS: added 40 bases not found in genome assembly) encodes MPGYHGTKVSFHPEYHMLHPRAKEMLARQHGHPNPTGHPMFDALKSKHAQEKAEYMRMLKGARRMGGDAAYPTFDSLKLLGAENDANYLDRFMSEGERRPRSGSHGQKYGGKRNSVNVDNIKKTLIGSLRSVASDENIYETLEVINYRKTVEAISRNNKVRSVPKTGHPLFDHLRVENVLKPRRPQHHHRHSDGSNSPSSGSGDDEFEYVKKPNCRFSRREVLLGSTPQKHQQREPKQQKYPNKHIRHVIEEGSESDDDWAIPRPKICEGARSRRTGAGLMTQLSHEESDSSSKSTGLR; translated from the exons ATGCCAGGTTACCACGGAACGAAAGTGTCTTTCCACCCGGAGTACCACATGCTGCATCCCCGCGCGAAGGAGATGCTGGCCCGCCAGCATGGCCACCCCAACCCCACCGGCCACCCCATGTTCGACGCCCTCAAGTCGAAGCACGCCCAGGAGAAGGCTGAGTACATGCGCATGCTGAAGGGCGCTCGGCGGATGGGTGGCGACGCTGCCTACCCGACCTTCGACAGCCTGAAGCTGCTGGGCGCCGAGAACGACGCCAACTACCTGGACCGCTTCATGAGCGAGGGCGAGCGCCGCCCCCGCAGCGGCTCCCACGGCCAGAAATACGGCGGCAAGCGCAACAGCGTCAACGTGGACAACATCAAAAAGACCCTGATCGGGAGCCTGCGCTCGGTGGCCAGCGACGAGAACATCTACGAGACTCTGGAGGTGATCAACTACAGGAAGACGGTGGAGGCCATCAGCCGGAACAACAAGGTGCGCTCCGTGCCCAAGACGGGCCACCCGCTGTTCGACCACCTCCGCGTCGAGAACGTGCTCAAGCCCCGCCGGCCGCAGCACCACCACCGCCACAGCGACGGCAGCAACTCGCCCAGCTCCGGCTCCGGCGACGACGAGTTCGAGTACGTGAAGAAGCCCAACTGCCGCTTCTCGCGGCGGGAGGTGCTGCTGGGGTCGAC TACCCCAACAAGCACATCCGACACGTGATCGAGGAAGGTTCCGAGTCGGACGACGACTGGGCCATCCCGAGGCCCAAGATCTGCGAGGGCGCGCGCTCGCGACGCACCGGAGCCGGCCTCATGACCCAGCTCTCGCATGAGGAGTCCGACAGCTCAAGTAAGTCGACGGGCCTCCGGTGA